Within Micromonospora narathiwatensis, the genomic segment GGCGTCGCGTGTCGATCGAGTACGCGATGATCAAGGACGTGAACGACCAGCCGTGGAGGGCCGATCTGCTCGGGCGGCTGCTGGCCGGCAAGCTGGCACATGTGAATCTCATCCCGCTCAACCCGACTCCGGGCAGCCGCTGGGACGCCAGCCCGAAGCCGGTCGAGCGGGAGTTCGTCCGGCGGTTGCGCGAGGCCGGGGTGTCGACCACCGTGCGGGACACCCGGGGGCGCGAGATCGACGGCGCGTGTGGGCAGCTCGCCGCCGCCGAGGACAGGGACACCGACACGCCGCGGGAGGCAACGGCGTGACCGGGCGTAGCGAACGAGACCAGGAGACATAGTGGCGAGTCAGGGTCAGCGTTTCCGGCGTAAGGCGCTCCGCCGGGGATACAAGGTCGACGAGGTCGACGCCTTCCTGGACAGGGTGGAGGCCACCCTCGCCGGCCAGCCGGTCGGTGCGCCCGTCGCCTCCCAGGAGGTCCACGACGTCGTCTTCCGGGTCCGGTTCAACGGCTACGACGAGTGGCAGGTCGACCTGCACCTCGACCGGGTGGAGCGGCAGCTGGCCGAGTTGGAGGAGCGGGGCGGCGTCCCTGGCGGGCGCGGTGGCGACCCCCGGATGGCCGACCGGCACGGTCCGCCGATGCGCGACGACCGCGGCCTCTCGCCCGTGCCGCAGCCGCCGATGCAGCCCCGACCGATGCCCGCGCAGGCCGGCCCGCCCGCCGACCGCTTCGGCAACCGCTACGACGACCCGACCGGCGGCAACCGCTACGACGAGCCGACCGGCGGCAACCGTTACGACGAGCCGACCGGCGGCAACCGCTACGACGAGCAAACCGGCGGCGGCCGCTACGACGAGCCGACTGCTGGCGGCCGTTACGACGACCCGACCGGTGGTGGCCGTTACGACGAGCCGACCGGTGCCTTCGCCGGCGGGTACGACGGCCCGCGCGGCGGGTACGACGCGCCCCGCGGCCCGGCCGGCCCCGGTCCAATGGGCCCGGGTGGTCCGATGGGCCCGGGTGCCCCGATGGGGCACGGCGGACCGCCGCCCCGCGGCCTGCCCCCGGGGCCCGGCGGCTACGGTCCCGATGACCGGTTCGACGGTTTCGAGGCCGGCCGGCGTGGTCGCCCCGACATGACGGCCGAGATCCGGATGCCCGAGCGGGACCTGCGTGACCCGCGCGGCCGGGGCCCGGGCGGCCCGCCTCCCGTGCCTCAGCAGGGTTTCGGAGGCGGTCCGATGGGCGGCCCGCCGATGGCCGGTCCGCCCCCCGCCGGTCCGCCGATGGCCGGTCCGCCGATGGCCGGTCCGCCGATGGCCGGCCCACCCGGTAGCGACCTCTACCGGGTGGACCAGATCCGCCGTAGCTTCCAGGTACGCCGTTTCGGCAGTGGGTACGACCCGGACCAGGTCGACCGGTTCTTCGACAGCCTGCTCGGCGGCATGCAGGGCCGTAACCCGATGCCGGTGAACCCGAAGGACCTGGACACCCTGCGCTTCGGGCTGGTGCCCGGCGGCTACTTCGAGGCCGAGGTCGACGCCGCGCTCAAGGACGTGCAGGACATCCTGCTCGGCCGCTGAACCGTCGCCGACGAGGCCCACCCCGAACCGGGCGAGGGCCTGCCGTGAAACAGACGAGGGCCCGCCCCCGAACCGGGGGCGGGCCCTCGCGCGTTTCGGTCGAGCGCGTGACCGCCGGATCAGGACCGCAGGCCGCTGCGGCGCAGCACCGCGTCGGCGATCACGATGGCCAGCAGCAGCGCGGCGATCCCGATCAGCCAGATGTCCTCGACCCTGCCCTCGTGGTTGCCGCAGAGCGCCATGACCACCAACAACGCCGCCGACAGCACCGCACCGATCCGTCCGGACCTGCGGTGTCCGGGCTTGTGCTGATCTGGCGCGGTTACCGGCTCGCTTCCTGCCACTGTCGGTCCTTCCCTCGCGATCGGATCTCCGGTTAGTCTGGCACGCCCCGTGCCGGGCCCGGCGCAGGGTCCGACCTGATGGGGGACGCATGACCCGCGCGGAAGACCGCGAACTGCTCAAGGCGGCGTACCAGGCGTGGGACGCGGAGGACTGGGCGGTCGCCGGGGAGTCGCTGGAGCGCCTGGCGCGGCGCCTGCCGGACCACCGCCGGGCCGGGGTCTGGTGGTATGACGCCGCGCTGGCGCACAAGTTCCTGCGCAACTGGGCGAAGGCGTACGAGCTGGGCCGGGAGGCGGCGGCGCGGGCCAAGCGGGGCACCGAGGACCCGGCGTTCTGGAACCTGGGCATCGCCGCGACGATCATGGAGGACTGGGCGACGGCCCGGGACGCCTGGCAGGGTTACGGGCTGACCATCCCGGCCGGCGACGGTGAGATCGTGGCGGACTTCGGGCCCACCCCGATCCGGCTGACCACCGGGCAGGGCGGCGGCGAGGTGGTCTGGGCGCAGCGGCTCTGCCCGACCCGGGCCCGGGTGCTCAACGTGCCGACGCCGGAGTCGGGCCGCCGGTACGGCGAGATCGTGGTGCACGACGGCGCTCCGAACGGGGAGCGGGAGGTCGACGGCCGGACGTACCCGGTCTTCGACGAGCTGTTGCTGTTCCGGGCCTCCGAGCTGCCCACCACGATCGTCGAGGTCGCCGCCGACACGCCGGAGGACGTCCGGGCCCTGGCCGTGCTCTTCGACGAGCAGGGGTACGCGGCGGAGCCGGCCAGCGGGGTCCGGGTGCTCTGCGCGTGTTGCAGCGAGGGGAACGTGACCCAGGACCGCGACCACCAGATCGCGGGCGGGCAGCAGGTGTACCTCGCGGCGCCGGCCGACCGGATTTCCGCGCTGATGGACGGCTGGTGCGCCGCCGCGCCGGAGCGCCGGAGCTGGGCGGGGCCGGTGCGGGGCTGAGCGCCCGGGCCGTTGGTCCCGTCCTGAACGGGGCGGAAGGGCACTACCGGCGTCGCGGAACGACGATCACACTGCCTCCGGTAGCGTCTTGACGTACGCCTGATTGCCTTTTTTGAGGGAGACTGCGGTGCGAGTGACCGGTACGGGACATGCCAGCATGCGGATCGACACGGCCGCGGGCAGCATCCTGTGCGACCCGTGGGTCAATCCCGCCTACTTCGCCTCCTGGTTCCCTTTCCCGGACAATTCACAGCTCGACTGGGACACCCTGGGTCAGGTCGACTACCTCTACGTGTCGCACCTGCACCGGGACCACTTCGACGCGAAGCACCTGCGTGACTTCGTCAGCAAGGACGCCACCGTCCTGCTCCCCGAGTTCCCCACCTCGGAGATGGAGGACGAGCTGCGGGAACTGGGCTTCACCAAGTTCCTCAAGGCCCCGAACGAGCAGGTCGTGGAGCTGCCCGGCGGCCTGAAGATCATGATCCAGGCGCTGACCAGCCCGACCGACGGCCCGATCGGTGACTCCTCGCTCTGGGTGGAGTACGACGGCGTCCGGCTGCTCAACCAGAACGACGCCCGTCCGACCGATCTGAGCGTCTTCGCCGACCTGGGCCACGTGCACGCGCACATGCTCCAGTTCTCCGGCGCGATCTGGTACCCGATGGTCTACGAGCTGCCGCAGGCGGCGAAGACCGCGTTCGGCAAGCAGAAGCGGGATCGGCAGTTCGACCGCACCTGGCGCTACATCGACGACCTTAAGGCCGACCACGTCTTCCCGATCGCCGGGCCGCCCTGCTTCCTCGACGACGAGCTGTGGCAGTTCAACGACATCTTCGACGACGAGGGCAACATCTTCCCCGACCAGTCGGTCTTCCTGGCCGAGTACGCCAAGGTCGGCGGCACCAACGGCATCGTGCTGCTGCCGGGCAGCGTCACCGAGGTCACCACCGAGGGAGCGACCACCACCCACCCGATGCCGGTGGAGGAGTTCTTCGCCAACAAGGTGGCCCACCTGGAGGAGATGCGGGAGCGCAAGCGCCCGATCATCGAGGCCGAGAAGGCGTCCTGGCGTCACCCCGAGGTCGATGTGCTCGGCGAGATGAAGCGCCGGATCGAGCCGCTGCTGGACGAGTCGATCTACCTGGCCAAGGGCGTCGGCGGCCCGGTCCGCTTCGATCTCGTCGGGTACGACGGGGAAAGCGTCGAATCCATCGTGGTGGACTTCCCGGAGAAGGAGGTCCGGCCGTACGCGGACGAGAAGGTTCGCTACCGGTTCCGTACCGAGCGGGCGCTGATCGAGCACCTGCTGCACATCGGCGAGGTGGACTGGGTCAACTCGCTCTTCCTCTCCTGCCGCTTCTCCGCGGCCCGGATCGGCCAGTACAACGAGTTCGTCTACGCCTTCTTCAAGTGCCTCTCCGAGGAGCGCCTCCAGTACGCGGAGGGCTGGTACGACGAGCACGAGCGGGCCGTCGACGCTGAGGACATCACGCTTGACGGCTGGGTGGTGCAGCGCCGCTGCCCGCACCTGAAGGCGGACCTGAGCCGGTTCGGCATCGTCGACGGCGACCAGCTCACCTGCCAGCTGCACGGCTGGAAGTTCGACCTGGCCAGCGGC encodes:
- a CDS encoding DUF2631 domain-containing protein; this translates as MAGSEPVTAPDQHKPGHRRSGRIGAVLSAALLVVMALCGNHEGRVEDIWLIGIAALLLAIVIADAVLRRSGLRS
- a CDS encoding tetratricopeptide repeat protein, with the translated sequence MTRAEDRELLKAAYQAWDAEDWAVAGESLERLARRLPDHRRAGVWWYDAALAHKFLRNWAKAYELGREAAARAKRGTEDPAFWNLGIAATIMEDWATARDAWQGYGLTIPAGDGEIVADFGPTPIRLTTGQGGGEVVWAQRLCPTRARVLNVPTPESGRRYGEIVVHDGAPNGEREVDGRTYPVFDELLLFRASELPTTIVEVAADTPEDVRALAVLFDEQGYAAEPASGVRVLCACCSEGNVTQDRDHQIAGGQQVYLAAPADRISALMDGWCAAAPERRSWAGPVRG
- a CDS encoding DivIVA domain-containing protein, which gives rise to MASQGQRFRRKALRRGYKVDEVDAFLDRVEATLAGQPVGAPVASQEVHDVVFRVRFNGYDEWQVDLHLDRVERQLAELEERGGVPGGRGGDPRMADRHGPPMRDDRGLSPVPQPPMQPRPMPAQAGPPADRFGNRYDDPTGGNRYDEPTGGNRYDEPTGGNRYDEQTGGGRYDEPTAGGRYDDPTGGGRYDEPTGAFAGGYDGPRGGYDAPRGPAGPGPMGPGGPMGPGAPMGHGGPPPRGLPPGPGGYGPDDRFDGFEAGRRGRPDMTAEIRMPERDLRDPRGRGPGGPPPVPQQGFGGGPMGGPPMAGPPPAGPPMAGPPMAGPPMAGPPGSDLYRVDQIRRSFQVRRFGSGYDPDQVDRFFDSLLGGMQGRNPMPVNPKDLDTLRFGLVPGGYFEAEVDAALKDVQDILLGR
- a CDS encoding Rieske 2Fe-2S domain-containing protein, which produces MRVTGTGHASMRIDTAAGSILCDPWVNPAYFASWFPFPDNSQLDWDTLGQVDYLYVSHLHRDHFDAKHLRDFVSKDATVLLPEFPTSEMEDELRELGFTKFLKAPNEQVVELPGGLKIMIQALTSPTDGPIGDSSLWVEYDGVRLLNQNDARPTDLSVFADLGHVHAHMLQFSGAIWYPMVYELPQAAKTAFGKQKRDRQFDRTWRYIDDLKADHVFPIAGPPCFLDDELWQFNDIFDDEGNIFPDQSVFLAEYAKVGGTNGIVLLPGSVTEVTTEGATTTHPMPVEEFFANKVAHLEEMRERKRPIIEAEKASWRHPEVDVLGEMKRRIEPLLDESIYLAKGVGGPVRFDLVGYDGESVESIVVDFPEKEVRPYADEKVRYRFRTERALIEHLLHIGEVDWVNSLFLSCRFSAARIGQYNEFVYAFFKCLSEERLQYAEGWYDEHERAVDAEDITLDGWVVQRRCPHLKADLSRFGIVDGDQLTCQLHGWKFDLASGRCLTSVGHKIRAHRADTPTP